In a single window of the Caulobacter soli genome:
- a CDS encoding sensor histidine kinase, with protein sequence MPIDGAPFQTGPRPGQSHLTREASTGAFGAAHLWRLGWLATVIFATGAAAFTPGVVGLHVWLALAAGAIPALAALAVGERRDERLQSLILVLWATCGAGAAVVTGGVSGAMSAWILAPVAAASTLSSPRRLAEGASLSLIGGAVAALTQLSGLAPAAPTGPLAFILGFLSVATVGVGLASGLILTHRWAGERDSRNVGELNTLQTLVDGAPQLLLVVGSNGRVKTVRGAAPRGVATVNLVNEGLASAAVAGDRQKVSAALAAALDSGEASVAFAPLLDPTRTVCLDLRQVSPDLLVGVMRDATIERARETALQQARAEAEGLAAGRARFLANMSHELRTPLNAIMGFSDIMRARMFGPLTDRYGEYAELIHESGRHLLDLINDVLDMSKIEAERFELQRGEFDAREAVTAAMRLLRVQADAAGVQLRGVLPPGELEVDADRRALKQIVLNLVSNALKFTPRGGQVTVTADGHDGEFELVVADTGVGISPEDLERLGRPYEQAGGVDQRAKGTGLGLSLVRAFAKLHGGEMHIESRMGAGTSVSVRMPVLLKASRPMMEAPLLEPMSEVEPEEPELGPNVVKFAPPR encoded by the coding sequence TTGCCCATTGACGGCGCCCCGTTCCAGACCGGCCCTCGGCCGGGTCAGAGCCATCTGACGAGGGAAGCCTCGACGGGGGCTTTTGGCGCGGCGCATCTATGGCGGCTGGGCTGGCTTGCGACCGTCATCTTCGCGACGGGCGCGGCGGCCTTCACGCCCGGCGTCGTCGGGCTTCACGTCTGGCTGGCCCTGGCGGCCGGCGCGATCCCCGCCCTGGCGGCTCTGGCCGTGGGCGAGCGGCGCGACGAGCGCCTGCAATCCCTGATCCTAGTGTTGTGGGCCACCTGCGGCGCGGGCGCGGCGGTGGTGACCGGCGGCGTTTCGGGCGCGATGAGCGCCTGGATCCTGGCCCCCGTGGCGGCCGCCTCGACCCTGTCCTCGCCGCGACGCCTGGCCGAAGGCGCCAGTCTGTCCCTGATCGGCGGCGCCGTGGCGGCCCTGACCCAGCTGTCGGGCCTGGCCCCGGCCGCGCCGACCGGACCGCTGGCCTTCATCCTGGGTTTCCTGTCGGTGGCGACCGTCGGGGTGGGCCTGGCCTCGGGCCTGATCCTGACCCACCGCTGGGCGGGCGAGCGCGACAGCCGCAACGTCGGCGAACTCAACACCCTGCAGACCCTGGTCGACGGCGCGCCGCAACTGCTGCTGGTCGTGGGCAGCAACGGCCGGGTCAAGACCGTGCGCGGGGCCGCGCCGCGCGGCGTGGCGACCGTCAACCTCGTCAACGAGGGCCTGGCCTCGGCCGCCGTGGCTGGCGACCGTCAAAAGGTCAGCGCCGCCCTGGCCGCCGCCCTGGACAGCGGCGAGGCCAGCGTCGCCTTCGCCCCGCTGCTGGATCCGACCCGCACCGTGTGCCTGGACCTGCGCCAGGTCTCGCCCGACCTGCTGGTGGGCGTGATGCGCGACGCCACGATCGAGCGGGCCCGTGAGACCGCCCTACAGCAGGCCCGCGCCGAGGCCGAGGGCCTGGCCGCCGGCCGCGCCCGCTTCCTGGCCAATATGAGCCACGAGCTGCGCACGCCGCTGAACGCCATCATGGGCTTCTCCGACATCATGCGCGCCCGCATGTTCGGCCCCCTGACCGACCGCTATGGCGAATACGCCGAGCTGATCCACGAGAGCGGCCGCCACCTGCTGGACCTGATCAACGACGTGCTCGACATGTCCAAGATCGAGGCCGAGCGCTTCGAGTTGCAGCGCGGCGAGTTCGACGCCCGCGAGGCGGTGACGGCGGCCATGCGCCTGCTGCGCGTCCAGGCCGACGCGGCCGGGGTGCAGCTTCGCGGCGTGCTGCCGCCGGGCGAACTCGAGGTCGACGCCGACCGTCGGGCGCTGAAGCAAATCGTGCTGAACCTGGTGTCCAACGCCCTGAAGTTCACCCCGCGCGGCGGCCAGGTGACGGTCACGGCCGATGGTCACGACGGCGAGTTCGAACTGGTGGTGGCCGACACCGGCGTCGGCATCAGCCCCGAAGACCTCGAGCGCCTGGGCCGTCCCTACGAGCAGGCCGGCGGCGTCGACCAGCGCGCCAAGGGCACGGGCCTGGGCCTGTCGCTGGTCCGCGCCTTCGCCAAGCTGCATGGCGGCGAGATGCATATCGAAAGCCGGATGGGGGCGGGGACCAGCGTCTCGGTGCGCATGCCGGTGCTGCTGAAGGCGTCGCGTCCGATGATGGAGGCTCCGCTGCTGGAGCCGATGTCCGAGGTCGAGCCGGAAGAGCCGGAGCTTGGCCCGAACGTCGTGAAGTTCGCGCCGCCGCGCTGA
- a CDS encoding rhodanese-related sulfurtransferase — MTFRVAALYRFTTFADPLTIMRPLSKLCCGLGVKGTLLLAREGINGTIAGPSEAIDQVLDHIRALPGCDTLELKFADAAAMPFHRMKVRIKREIVTLGAGDLDPVNNAGTYVDPADWNALIARDDVVVIDTRNAYEAAIGTFEGAIDPKTASFSDFPAWFRAFRETWDPSAPPPKVAMFCTGGIRCEKSTAFLKSEGVEDVFHLKGGILNYLETTPAEQSLWHGECFVFDERVAVGHGLTPGTHALCRGCRMPVSPEDRASEHYVEGVSCPACHDARDDEAKARYAERHRQATRAKELGIAHVGAVMGDQD, encoded by the coding sequence ATGACCTTCCGCGTCGCCGCCCTCTATCGCTTCACCACCTTCGCCGACCCGCTGACCATCATGCGGCCGCTGTCGAAGCTGTGCTGCGGCCTGGGCGTCAAGGGCACGCTGCTGCTGGCTCGCGAGGGGATCAACGGCACCATCGCCGGCCCGTCCGAGGCGATCGACCAGGTGCTGGACCACATCCGCGCCCTGCCCGGCTGCGACACGCTGGAACTGAAGTTCGCCGACGCCGCAGCCATGCCCTTCCACCGCATGAAAGTGCGGATCAAGCGCGAGATCGTCACCCTGGGGGCCGGCGACCTGGATCCGGTCAACAACGCCGGGACCTATGTCGACCCCGCCGACTGGAACGCCCTGATCGCCCGCGACGACGTGGTGGTGATCGACACCCGCAACGCCTACGAGGCCGCGATCGGCACGTTCGAGGGCGCGATCGATCCGAAGACCGCCAGCTTCAGCGACTTCCCCGCCTGGTTCCGCGCCTTCCGCGAGACCTGGGATCCATCCGCCCCGCCGCCCAAGGTGGCGATGTTCTGCACCGGCGGCATCCGCTGCGAGAAGTCGACGGCGTTCCTTAAGAGCGAGGGCGTCGAAGACGTCTTCCACCTGAAGGGCGGCATTCTGAACTATCTGGAGACCACGCCGGCCGAGCAAAGCCTGTGGCATGGCGAGTGCTTCGTGTTCGACGAGCGCGTGGCGGTCGGCCACGGCCTGACGCCGGGCACCCACGCCCTGTGCCGGGGCTGCCGCATGCCCGTCAGCCCCGAGGACCGCGCCTCGGAACACTATGTCGAGGGCGTCTCCTGCCCCGCCTGCCATGACGCCCGCGACGACGAGGCCAAGGCCCGCTACGCCGAACGCCACCGCCAGGCGACAAGGGCCAAGGAACTGGGCATCGCCCATGTCGGGGCGGTGATGGGGGATCAGGACTAG
- a CDS encoding DUF1491 family protein: MLLSTDIWVGALIRRAELGGAFATVARKGDPRAGAVLVKAVDRRANTAKLYSEATRGDGERFWMQPVRSDFEPDLDAYAERAARIDPDIWVVEIEDRDGRHFLTEPVEADPG, encoded by the coding sequence ATGCTTCTTTCCACGGACATTTGGGTCGGCGCGCTGATCCGCCGCGCCGAGCTGGGCGGGGCCTTCGCCACCGTGGCCCGCAAGGGCGACCCGCGGGCCGGGGCCGTGCTGGTCAAGGCCGTGGACCGCCGCGCCAACACCGCCAAGCTCTACAGCGAGGCCACGCGAGGCGACGGCGAGCGCTTCTGGATGCAGCCGGTGCGCTCGGACTTCGAGCCGGACCTGGACGCCTACGCCGAACGCGCCGCGCGGATCGATCCGGACATCTGGGTGGTCGAGATCGAGGACCGCGACGGGCGGCATTTCCTGACCGAGCCGGTGGAGGCGGATCCGGGCTGA
- a CDS encoding peptide chain release factor 3: protein MSTSLALEAARRRTFAIISHPDAGKTTLTENLLLAGGAIRAAGAVRARGQARRTQSDWMKIERERGISVSASVMTFDHDGLMFNLLDTPGHEDFSEDTYRTLTAADAAIMVLDAAKGIEPQTLKLFEVCRLRDIPIITFINKMDREAQDPFELLDEVSSKLALDPAPLYWPAGSGGRFKGMLDLRGQKFIPYAKKSSTDEEGHPDPVSLKSNAVIQYLDPEELAEVEEGAMLVSEAAKPFDVQSFLEGHMTPVFFGSALRHFGVNELLAGIGAYAPPPHPAKVSKAGVDTHIAPGDSEVSGFVFKVQANMDPNHRDRIAFLRLTSGRFTRGMKLKAQNTGKAMSVNAPIMFFASDRELAEDAFAGDVIGIPNHGVLRVGDSLSETGTLRFAGLPNFAPEILRRVRVKDPLKAKHLKKALEGLAEEGVTQLFRPMIGSSDFIVGAVGQLQFEVMADRLANEYALDCIFEAAPYAEARWLGGDRADVEDFVNKHRTAMAHDIDEQPVFLGKSSWEIGYVAERFPKVRFERTKERG, encoded by the coding sequence ATGAGCACTTCCCTCGCCCTCGAGGCCGCCCGTCGGCGCACCTTCGCCATCATCAGCCACCCCGACGCCGGCAAGACCACCCTGACCGAGAACCTGCTGCTGGCCGGCGGGGCGATCCGCGCTGCCGGCGCCGTGCGCGCACGCGGCCAGGCCCGTCGCACCCAGTCCGACTGGATGAAGATCGAACGCGAGCGCGGGATCTCGGTGTCGGCGAGCGTCATGACGTTCGACCACGACGGCCTGATGTTCAACCTGCTGGACACCCCGGGCCACGAGGACTTCTCCGAAGACACCTACCGCACCCTGACGGCCGCCGACGCGGCGATCATGGTGCTGGACGCCGCCAAGGGCATCGAGCCCCAGACCCTGAAGCTGTTCGAGGTGTGCCGCCTGCGCGACATCCCGATCATTACCTTCATCAACAAGATGGACCGCGAGGCCCAGGACCCGTTCGAGCTGCTGGACGAGGTCTCCTCGAAGCTGGCCCTCGACCCGGCGCCGCTCTACTGGCCGGCCGGTTCGGGCGGCCGGTTCAAGGGCATGCTGGACCTGCGCGGCCAGAAGTTCATCCCCTACGCCAAGAAGAGCTCGACCGACGAGGAAGGCCACCCCGACCCGGTCTCGCTGAAATCCAACGCCGTGATCCAGTATCTCGACCCCGAGGAACTGGCCGAGGTGGAGGAGGGCGCGATGCTGGTGTCCGAGGCCGCCAAGCCGTTCGACGTGCAGTCGTTCCTCGAAGGCCACATGACCCCGGTGTTCTTCGGTTCGGCCCTGCGCCACTTCGGCGTCAACGAGCTGCTGGCCGGCATCGGCGCCTATGCTCCGCCGCCGCATCCGGCCAAGGTCAGCAAGGCCGGCGTCGACACCCACATCGCCCCGGGCGACAGCGAGGTTTCGGGCTTCGTGTTCAAGGTCCAGGCCAACATGGACCCCAATCACCGCGACCGGATCGCCTTCCTGCGCCTGACCAGCGGCCGCTTCACGCGCGGCATGAAGCTGAAGGCCCAGAACACCGGCAAGGCCATGAGCGTCAACGCGCCGATCATGTTCTTCGCCAGCGATCGCGAACTGGCCGAAGACGCCTTCGCCGGCGACGTGATCGGCATCCCCAACCACGGCGTGCTGCGGGTGGGCGACAGCCTGTCGGAGACCGGAACCCTGCGCTTCGCGGGCCTGCCCAACTTCGCCCCGGAAATCCTGCGCCGCGTGCGGGTCAAGGATCCGCTGAAGGCCAAGCACCTGAAGAAGGCGCTGGAAGGCCTGGCCGAGGAGGGCGTGACCCAGCTGTTCCGGCCGATGATCGGCAGCTCCGACTTCATCGTCGGCGCCGTGGGCCAGCTGCAGTTCGAGGTCATGGCCGACCGCCTGGCCAACGAATACGCCCTGGACTGCATCTTCGAAGCCGCCCCCTACGCCGAGGCGCGTTGGCTGGGCGGTGACCGCGCCGATGTCGAGGACTTCGTCAACAAGCACCGCACGGCCATGGCCCACGACATCGACGAACAGCCGGTGTTCCTGGGCAAGTCGTCCTGGGAGATCGGCTACGTCGCCGAGCGCTTCCCGAAGGTTCGGTTCGAGCGGACCAAGGAACGGGGCTAG
- a CDS encoding SufE family protein, producing MQRSIDAALDELADEFELLGDWEERYRYVIELGKELAPLTQAEHSDANKVRGCASQVWLVTEPQPDGTIVFRGDSDAHIVSGLIAILMRLYSGRPAKDIAEFDAAAAMARLGLSEALSSQRSNGLKAMVARIQRDAGALA from the coding sequence ATGCAACGCTCCATAGACGCCGCCCTCGACGAACTGGCCGACGAGTTCGAACTCCTCGGCGACTGGGAAGAGCGCTATCGTTACGTGATCGAGCTGGGCAAGGAGCTGGCCCCGCTGACGCAGGCCGAGCATTCCGACGCCAACAAGGTGCGGGGCTGCGCCAGCCAGGTGTGGCTGGTGACCGAGCCCCAGCCCGACGGGACGATCGTGTTCCGAGGCGACAGCGACGCCCACATCGTCAGCGGACTGATCGCCATCCTGATGCGGCTTTATTCGGGCCGCCCCGCCAAGGACATCGCCGAGTTCGACGCCGCCGCCGCCATGGCGCGCCTGGGCCTATCGGAGGCGTTGTCGTCGCAGCGGTCGAACGGTCTGAAGGCGATGGTCGCGCGCATCCAGCGGGACGCCGGCGCGCTGGCCTAG
- a CDS encoding sensor histidine kinase → MPPPAITDASGHAETPRESAGADSGLMSQTTAFRRAAARARRKASLDDQKRSFLRMVSHELRTPLNAVIGFSEILSCELYGPLGAPQYKEYASLVHESGLKLLRLVNQIVEIARLEGHVTDLDLGEESLDDAVEDVILQLRSEAAARGVSIVAPEAGTLPNLRVDSRGLRTILSNLLQNALTHSPQGGLVVIEAKSIGGGQVEIEIRDHGEGADPADLNRLIRPFEQGGPTLTRSSEGAGLGLPIVDLLTRAMDGSLRLKSTPGHGFTAIVTLPDATTRVSMARARP, encoded by the coding sequence ATGCCGCCACCGGCGATCACCGACGCGTCGGGCCATGCCGAGACGCCGCGCGAAAGCGCCGGCGCCGACAGCGGCCTGATGTCGCAGACCACCGCCTTCCGGCGGGCGGCGGCGCGCGCGCGGCGAAAAGCGTCGCTGGACGACCAGAAACGCTCGTTCCTGCGCATGGTCAGCCATGAGCTGCGCACCCCGCTGAACGCCGTGATCGGCTTTTCCGAGATCCTGTCCTGCGAACTTTACGGCCCCTTGGGCGCGCCGCAGTACAAGGAATACGCCAGCCTGGTGCACGAAAGCGGCCTGAAGCTGTTGCGGCTGGTCAACCAGATCGTCGAGATCGCCCGGCTGGAAGGCCATGTCACCGACCTGGACCTGGGCGAAGAGAGCCTGGACGACGCCGTCGAGGACGTGATCCTGCAGTTACGGAGCGAAGCCGCCGCGCGCGGGGTCAGCATCGTCGCGCCCGAAGCCGGGACCCTGCCCAACCTGCGGGTCGACAGCCGGGGCCTGCGCACCATCCTGAGCAACCTGCTGCAGAACGCCCTGACCCATTCGCCGCAAGGCGGGCTGGTGGTGATCGAGGCCAAGTCCATCGGCGGCGGCCAGGTCGAGATCGAGATCCGCGACCATGGCGAAGGCGCCGATCCGGCCGACCTCAACCGCCTGATCCGCCCGTTCGAACAGGGCGGCCCGACCTTGACGCGGTCATCCGAGGGCGCGGGCCTGGGCCTGCCGATCGTCGACCTGCTGACCCGGGCCATGGACGGATCCTTGCGGCTGAAGTCCACGCCCGGCCATGGCTTCACCGCCATCGTCACCCTGCCGGACGCCACGACGCGCGTGTCGATGGCGCGCGCGCGACCCTAA
- a CDS encoding 2OG-Fe dioxygenase family protein — translation MIPPETFKQDITAALRDTGFSRVPPAQTDALLGPEAVAGWDAFADSWNDLGLDRFMADGGRYRQRRFAAFSASPETILRKPHQPHYQSRDYNGLNGGVQRWFEPVLDGVAEHPVTQGLLRAGLAAFHPLTVAPPRSWHVELHQFRIEAGDGEAGLPTPEGAHRDGVDWVIVMLVERCNVASGVTDIFANDGARLGAFTLEQPRDAVFLDDHRVMHGVTAIHPLEPGQPARRDVLVATFRRE, via the coding sequence TTGATCCCGCCCGAAACTTTCAAGCAAGACATCACCGCCGCCTTGAGGGACACCGGCTTCAGCCGCGTGCCCCCGGCCCAGACGGACGCCCTGCTTGGCCCCGAGGCCGTGGCGGGCTGGGACGCCTTCGCCGACAGTTGGAACGACCTGGGCCTGGACCGCTTCATGGCCGACGGCGGCCGCTATCGCCAGCGGCGGTTCGCGGCCTTCTCGGCCTCGCCAGAGACCATCCTCCGCAAGCCGCACCAGCCGCACTATCAGAGCCGCGACTACAACGGCCTGAACGGCGGCGTGCAGCGCTGGTTCGAGCCCGTGCTCGACGGCGTGGCCGAGCACCCGGTGACGCAAGGACTGCTTCGCGCCGGCCTGGCGGCGTTCCACCCGCTGACCGTCGCGCCGCCCAGGAGCTGGCACGTGGAGCTGCACCAGTTCCGCATCGAGGCCGGCGACGGCGAGGCCGGCCTGCCCACGCCCGAGGGCGCGCACCGCGACGGCGTCGACTGGGTGATCGTCATGCTGGTCGAGCGCTGCAACGTGGCCAGCGGCGTCACCGACATCTTCGCCAACGACGGCGCGCGGCTGGGCGCCTTCACCCTGGAACAGCCGCGCGACGCGGTGTTCCTCGACGACCATCGCGTGATGCACGGCGTGACGGCGATCCACCCGCTGGAGCCCGGCCAGCCGGCGCGGCGCGACGTGCTGGTGGCGACGTTCAGGCGGGAGTAG
- a CDS encoding tetratricopeptide repeat protein, whose product MKLSWYARMVSGAVLLAAAFVGPACAVETWSKAETRHFIVYSDGDVSGLRKSAETLESFDDLFWSLYGLEAPTEPEAKLKVYMVGSVGALRRVSPDMPGGIVGFYSASPDETYALSIRGAGQSVLQHEYVHHLMLRHFPAVYPAWFIEGYAEYLMTADIKSKSADVGKPDEGRQYDLTNNKWLPLTDVLGEQVWTIPAAKRGQFYAQSWLLTHYFLSDPAHMPQFQAYMAAISNGEKSVDAMTKATGMTPQAFEKTLHLYYAGASHYREVDRSGRPKPEVTISTLPPSAELMLEDLDVRTGVPDAFKAPVLADIRARAARYPGDAFAERALARAEIVLGDPTVGAEILKKRLAADPRDVEALALEAQRLIAAGDADKAHIQADYDQAGVLLAQAFKQDPTRYQTLFAFAQTRSLDPHYPSDNALQALLISFKQAPQVASIRLETARALIARGKKAEAIDLLMPLVNDPHGGGGAEAAKALLNGLNGTPSAS is encoded by the coding sequence GTGAAGTTGTCTTGGTATGCCCGCATGGTGTCGGGCGCTGTCCTGCTGGCCGCCGCCTTCGTGGGACCGGCCTGCGCAGTCGAGACCTGGAGCAAGGCCGAGACCCGTCACTTCATCGTCTACAGCGACGGCGACGTCAGCGGGCTGCGCAAGTCCGCGGAGACCCTGGAGTCGTTCGACGACCTGTTCTGGTCGTTGTACGGCCTGGAGGCGCCGACCGAGCCCGAGGCCAAGCTAAAGGTCTACATGGTGGGCAGCGTCGGCGCCCTGCGCCGGGTCTCGCCGGACATGCCCGGCGGCATCGTCGGCTTCTACTCCGCCTCGCCCGACGAGACCTACGCGCTGTCGATCCGGGGCGCGGGCCAGTCGGTGCTGCAGCACGAATATGTCCACCACCTGATGCTGCGGCATTTCCCGGCGGTTTATCCGGCCTGGTTCATCGAGGGCTACGCCGAGTACCTGATGACCGCCGACATCAAGAGCAAGAGCGCCGACGTCGGCAAACCCGACGAGGGCCGGCAGTACGACCTGACCAACAACAAGTGGCTGCCGCTGACCGACGTGCTCGGCGAGCAGGTCTGGACGATCCCGGCGGCCAAGCGCGGCCAATTCTATGCCCAGTCCTGGCTGCTGACCCACTACTTCCTCAGCGACCCGGCCCACATGCCGCAGTTCCAGGCCTATATGGCCGCGATCTCCAACGGCGAGAAGTCGGTCGACGCCATGACCAAGGCCACCGGCATGACGCCGCAGGCCTTCGAGAAGACGTTGCATCTCTACTATGCCGGCGCGTCGCACTATCGCGAGGTCGACCGTTCCGGCCGGCCCAAGCCGGAGGTGACGATCTCGACCCTGCCGCCGTCGGCCGAACTGATGCTCGAGGATCTCGACGTGCGCACCGGCGTGCCCGACGCCTTCAAGGCGCCGGTGCTGGCCGACATCCGCGCGCGGGCGGCGCGCTATCCTGGCGACGCCTTCGCCGAGCGCGCCCTGGCCCGCGCCGAGATCGTGCTGGGCGACCCGACGGTCGGCGCGGAGATCCTGAAGAAGCGCCTGGCGGCCGATCCCCGCGACGTCGAGGCCCTGGCCCTGGAGGCCCAGCGTCTGATCGCGGCGGGCGACGCCGACAAGGCCCACATCCAGGCCGACTACGACCAGGCCGGCGTCTTGCTGGCCCAGGCCTTCAAGCAGGATCCGACCCGCTACCAGACCCTGTTCGCCTTCGCCCAGACCCGCTCGCTGGACCCGCACTATCCGTCGGACAACGCGCTGCAGGCCCTGCTGATCTCGTTCAAGCAGGCGCCGCAGGTGGCCAGCATCCGCCTCGAGACGGCGCGGGCCCTGATCGCGCGCGGCAAGAAGGCCGAGGCGATCGACCTGCTGATGCCGCTGGTCAACGATCCGCATGGCGGGGGCGGCGCCGAGGCGGCCAAGGCCCTGCTGAACGGCCTGAACGGAACCCCGTCCGCATCCTGA
- a CDS encoding DUF1963 domain-containing protein has product MRRPSIFERFAKLGRAARGAPEARLDLLRAKAARTARPSILVLREWPGSDHVSRSAFGGLPRLPPDLAWPIRAATGKPMSFIAQIDLSELPPVAWAEGLPAKGVLWFFADHDNVGLEPDAVSVLFRPGAGGAWPERPAPSDLGPLKQRKPYAWLSPGDPATRIDTHRAVRFLAVTAYDASFEEIDYDADDDDEHDALIALTDALRDAALRQVLPEPGPSDPAWYALWSTWNSEAWPRAGIFAELAVGATLDALPRVIRYLDGRIQWTPEGLAIRDALVAEARTEQARWAARRYEVLDAADRHALRVWIEAFVARAAVLKPEMMEGAHAPRLSDVERLIAKTPPLAMNMIQAHGGAAMAVLPESGRRPRQHAVRTSDYDQMLGYGRSPNEEPHWNRDNVLLLQIAADASLPWLDQAMMRLWITRSDLAAQRFDRIVTTLGLS; this is encoded by the coding sequence ATGCGGCGACCGTCCATTTTCGAGCGTTTCGCCAAGCTTGGCCGCGCCGCGCGGGGCGCGCCCGAGGCGCGGCTGGACCTGCTGCGCGCCAAGGCGGCCAGGACAGCCCGTCCCTCGATCCTGGTGCTGCGCGAGTGGCCGGGCTCGGATCATGTGTCGCGCAGCGCCTTTGGCGGCCTGCCGCGCTTGCCGCCGGACCTGGCCTGGCCGATCCGCGCCGCGACCGGCAAGCCGATGTCATTCATCGCCCAGATTGATCTTTCCGAATTGCCGCCCGTCGCGTGGGCCGAGGGCCTCCCCGCCAAGGGCGTGCTCTGGTTCTTCGCCGATCACGACAATGTCGGGCTGGAGCCTGACGCGGTGAGCGTGCTTTTCCGTCCGGGCGCTGGCGGCGCCTGGCCTGAACGCCCCGCGCCGTCCGATCTGGGGCCGCTGAAGCAGCGCAAGCCCTATGCCTGGCTGTCGCCGGGCGATCCAGCGACGCGCATCGACACCCACCGGGCCGTGCGCTTCCTGGCCGTCACGGCCTACGACGCCAGCTTCGAAGAGATCGACTACGACGCGGACGATGACGACGAACACGACGCCTTGATCGCCCTGACCGACGCGCTGAGAGACGCGGCGTTGAGGCAGGTGTTGCCCGAGCCAGGGCCCTCGGATCCGGCATGGTATGCGCTGTGGTCGACGTGGAATTCCGAAGCCTGGCCGCGGGCGGGAATCTTCGCCGAACTGGCGGTCGGCGCGACCTTGGACGCCCTGCCTCGGGTCATTCGCTATCTGGATGGGCGGATACAATGGACGCCGGAGGGCCTGGCGATCCGCGACGCCCTGGTCGCCGAGGCCCGGACCGAGCAGGCGCGATGGGCCGCGCGGCGCTACGAGGTTCTGGACGCGGCCGACCGTCATGCCTTGAGGGTCTGGATCGAGGCCTTCGTCGCGCGCGCGGCGGTTCTCAAGCCCGAAATGATGGAAGGCGCGCATGCGCCCAGACTTAGTGACGTGGAACGCCTCATCGCCAAGACCCCGCCCCTGGCGATGAACATGATACAGGCGCACGGCGGTGCGGCCATGGCCGTGCTTCCGGAAAGCGGTCGGCGACCAAGACAGCATGCCGTCCGGACGTCGGACTACGATCAGATGCTCGGTTATGGCAGGTCGCCGAACGAGGAGCCGCACTGGAATCGCGACAACGTTCTGCTGCTGCAGATCGCCGCCGACGCCAGTCTCCCGTGGCTGGATCAGGCCATGATGCGTCTCTGGATAACGCGCTCGGACTTGGCCGCGCAGCGTTTTGACCGGATCGTCACGACGCTGGGGCTCAGCTAG